One genomic region from Phragmites australis chromosome 1, lpPhrAust1.1, whole genome shotgun sequence encodes:
- the LOC133922849 gene encoding L-2-hydroxyglutarate dehydrogenase, mitochondrial: MLLLRRFAGTGRRRGLAGLASGVPRETADAVVVGAGVVGLAVARALAMAGREVVVVEVASSFGTGTSSRNSEVIHAGIYYPPRSLMACLCVRGKEMLYKYCAERWIPHKRLGKLIVATGLAETAKLDMLLTNAKQNGVDDLQMMEGSQAMEMEPELRCLKALLSPSTGIIDSHSFMLSLLADAENLGTTISYNTAVIGGHVGYEGLELHISESKELHKHSLGSHVSPQLTLLPKLLINSAGLSAVPLAKRFHGLNPSFVPTAYYARGCYFTLSQTKSPFSHLIYPLPEDGGIGVHVTLDLNGLVRFGPDVEWIDSGMDPVSCFLNRFDYSVNPTTCSKFYPVIRKYFPNLKDGSLEPGYSGMRPKLSGPGQPPSDFVIQGEDVHGIPGLVNLFGIESPGLTSSLAIAEHIVSRYL, from the exons ATGCTCCTGCTGCGGCGCTTTGCCGGGACCGGTCGGCGGCGGGGCCTCGCGGGGCTCGCCTCTGGGGTCCCCCGGGAGACGGCGGACGCCGTGGTGGTGGGCGCCGGCGTCGTAGGCCTCGCGGTGGCGCGCGCGCTGGCGATGGCCGGGCGCGaggtggtcgtggtcgaggtgGCCTCCAGCTTCGGCACcggcaccagctcccgcaacAGCGAGGTCATCCACGCCGGAATCTACTACCCTCCTCGCAGCCTCATG GCTTGTCTTTGTGTAAGAGGAAAGGAAATGCTCTACAAGTACTGTGCAGAACGATGGATCCCCCACAAACGGCTCGGTAAACTCATCGTTGCTACTGGTCTTGCAGAGACTGCTAAGCTGGACATGCTCCTCACGAATGCTAAACAAAATGGAGTTGATGATCTTCAGATGATGGAAGGTTCTCAAGCTATGGAGATGGAACCTGAGCTTCGATGTCTTAAAGCTTTACTATCACCTAGTACCGGGATAATTGACtctcattcattcatgctcTCCCTTTTG GCTGATGCTGAGAACTTAGGAACAACCATATCATATAACACAGCAGTTATCGGTGGGCATGTCGGATATGAAGGCCTTGAACTCCATATTTCTGAAAGCAAAGAGCTGCACAAACATTCTTTAGGGTCTCATGTGTCCCCACAGCTCACTTTGCTTCCAAAGCTTCTGATAAACTCAGCAGGTTTGAGCGCAGTTCCACTTGCCAAAAGATTTCATGGTCTCAACCCATCATTTGTGCCCACTGCTTATTATGCTCGTGGATGTTACTTCACTCTCTCTCAAACCAAGAGTCCTTTCAGCCACTTAATATATCCTCTACCAGAGGATGGTGGTATAGGGGTCCATGTCACGCTGGACTTGAATGGCCTTGTTAGATTTGGCCCAGATGTTGAATGGATAGACAGTGGAATGGACCCTGTGTCATGTTTTCTGAATAG GTTTGATTACTCAGTTAACCCCACCACGTGTTCCAAATTTTACCCTGTGATAAGGAAGTATTTTCCAAATCTCAAGGATGGGTCTTTGGAACCAGGTTATTCTGGGATGCGACCAAAGCTTTCAGGCCCTGGACAGCCTCCTTCAGATTTTGTTATTCAG GGGGAGGATGTCCATGGTATTCCTGGACTGGTTAACTTATTTGGAATAGAATCCCCTGGTTTGACATCAAGCTTGGCAATTGCAGAACATATCGTTTCAAGATATTTGTGA